From a region of the Sulfuriferula plumbiphila genome:
- a CDS encoding DNA topoisomerase IV subunit B, which yields MAKQNYDESSIRVLRKLEPIQLRPGMYTRTNDPTHIVVEAIDNAVDEAMAGYARNIEVTLHRDASVSVRDDGRGIPTGIHPEEKVPTVQVVFTVIHSGGKFAKGDADSSYKFTGGLHGVGVSVTNALSSRLEVEVRRAGKLQRMSFAEGEVIEPLSITGNCAAKDTGTAIRIWPNPKYFDSPSVSRSELEHLLRAKAMLLPGVRVTLNIETASGQDVKEWHFERGMAQYLDQMIAEDEPIAPAFCGERYLTGNDSFASGEGVQWALAWVSGSGGGESYVNLIPTLGGGTHEAGLRDTVFNSVRIFAEQHGLMQRNVKLAADDVWARLRFVLAVRMVDPSFAGQTKEKLSSREAVKLVGAAIKDTFDLWLNEHVAEATRIAEQAIRLAVARTRSSKAVERRKSSGVAVLPGKLSDAESSDNRITELFLVEGDSAGGSAKAGRDKEIQAVLPLRGKGMNSWEVERSQILANQEIHNIAVSLAIDPHTLDSALDMNELRYGKVIILADADDDGEHIKALLLTLFFRHFPQLITHGHIYIAQPPLFRVDVPAQGKGKPPRKLYALDEAELTVLEARLRQEGVREGAWQVSRFKGLGEMDAIQLWETTLCPDTRRLVRVEVGDDLHGTIGMFDNLMGKANAAYRKEQISAHGNEVEADI from the coding sequence ATGGCAAAACAGAATTACGACGAATCTTCCATCCGCGTGCTGCGCAAGCTGGAACCGATCCAGTTGCGGCCCGGCATGTATACACGCACCAATGATCCGACGCACATCGTCGTCGAGGCCATCGACAATGCGGTGGATGAGGCGATGGCAGGCTACGCGAGAAATATCGAAGTCACCCTGCATCGCGACGCCTCGGTGTCGGTCAGGGATGACGGGCGCGGTATCCCGACCGGTATCCATCCCGAAGAAAAAGTGCCGACGGTGCAGGTGGTCTTTACCGTCATCCATTCCGGCGGGAAGTTCGCCAAGGGGGATGCGGACAGCAGCTACAAATTCACCGGCGGCCTGCATGGCGTGGGGGTCTCGGTCACCAATGCGCTGTCCTCGCGGCTGGAAGTCGAGGTCAGGCGCGCGGGCAAACTGCAGCGCATGAGTTTTGCGGAAGGCGAAGTGATCGAGCCCCTGTCCATCACCGGCAATTGCGCGGCTAAAGACACCGGCACCGCAATACGCATCTGGCCGAACCCCAAGTATTTCGATTCCCCGAGCGTTTCCCGCAGCGAGCTGGAACACCTGCTGCGCGCCAAGGCCATGCTGCTGCCCGGGGTGCGGGTCACGCTCAACATCGAAACCGCGTCCGGCCAGGACGTGAAGGAATGGCATTTCGAACGCGGCATGGCGCAGTACCTCGACCAGATGATTGCGGAAGACGAGCCTATCGCACCGGCGTTTTGCGGCGAGCGCTATCTGACCGGCAACGATTCCTTTGCCAGTGGCGAGGGGGTGCAATGGGCGCTGGCGTGGGTGTCGGGGTCGGGCGGCGGGGAATCCTACGTCAACCTCATTCCCACGCTGGGCGGCGGCACGCATGAGGCCGGCCTGCGCGACACCGTGTTCAACAGCGTGCGCATTTTTGCCGAACAGCACGGGTTGATGCAGCGCAACGTGAAGCTCGCTGCCGATGACGTGTGGGCCAGGCTGCGCTTTGTGCTGGCGGTGAGGATGGTCGACCCGAGTTTTGCCGGGCAGACCAAGGAGAAGCTGTCCTCGCGCGAGGCGGTCAAGCTGGTCGGTGCGGCCATCAAGGACACTTTCGATCTGTGGCTCAACGAGCACGTGGCGGAGGCCACCCGCATTGCCGAGCAGGCGATCCGGCTGGCGGTGGCGCGCACCAGGTCGTCGAAGGCGGTGGAGCGGCGCAAGAGTTCGGGTGTGGCGGTATTGCCGGGAAAACTGAGCGACGCGGAATCCTCCGACAACCGCATCACCGAACTGTTTCTGGTGGAGGGCGATTCCGCGGGGGGATCGGCCAAGGCCGGCCGCGACAAGGAGATACAGGCGGTGCTGCCATTGCGCGGCAAGGGCATGAACAGCTGGGAAGTGGAGCGCTCGCAGATACTCGCCAACCAGGAAATCCACAACATCGCCGTATCGCTTGCCATTGACCCGCATACCCTGGACAGCGCGCTGGACATGAACGAACTGCGCTACGGAAAAGTGATCATCCTGGCCGATGCCGATGATGACGGCGAGCACATCAAGGCGCTGCTGCTGACGCTGTTTTTCCGTCACTTCCCGCAGCTGATCACCCATGGTCATATCTACATTGCCCAGCCGCCGCTGTTTCGCGTGGACGTACCCGCGCAGGGCAAAGGCAAGCCGCCGCGCAAGCTGTATGCGCTGGACGAGGCAGAGCTGACCGTGCTGGAAGCGCGCTTGCGCCAGGAAGGCGTCAGGGAAGGCGCATGGCAGGTATCGCGCTTCAAGGGCCTGGGCGAGATGGACGCGATCCAGTTGTGGGAAACCACGCTGTGCCCGGACACGCGCAGACTGGTGCGGGTCGAGGTGGGGGACGATCTGCACGGCACCATCGGCATGTTCGACAACTTGATGGGCAAGGCCAATGCCGCGTATCGCAAGGAGCAAATTTCTGCGCACGGCAATGAAGTCGAGGCGGATATTTAA
- a CDS encoding cyanophycin metabolism-associated DUF1854 family protein, producing MFDFKVSRNPFGQLVLAAPDGKVHANVVPVRAFPIAAPQEGIALLSADGHELMWIARLTDLPEDARALVEEELASREFVPEIRRLRHVSSFATPTTWEVETDRGDTSFVLKGEDDIRRLGASSLLIADSHGIQFLIRDLDALDKTSRKLLDRFL from the coding sequence ATGTTTGATTTCAAAGTAAGCCGCAACCCCTTCGGTCAGCTGGTTCTCGCCGCGCCCGACGGCAAGGTTCACGCAAACGTGGTGCCGGTGCGCGCCTTTCCCATCGCCGCGCCCCAGGAAGGCATCGCCTTGCTGAGCGCGGATGGCCACGAACTGATGTGGATCGCGCGCCTGACTGACTTGCCCGAGGATGCACGCGCCTTGGTGGAGGAGGAACTGGCGAGCCGCGAGTTCGTGCCCGAGATTCGACGGCTGCGTCATGTTTCCAGCTTCGCCACGCCGACCACCTGGGAAGTGGAAACAGACCGTGGCGACACCAGCTTCGTGCTGAAAGGGGAGGATGATATCCGCCGGCTGGGTGCGTCCAGCCTGCTGATCGCCGACAGCCACGGCATCCAGTTCCTGATTCGCGACCTGGACGCGCTGGACAAGACCAGCCGCAAGCTGCTGGATCGGTTTCTCTGA
- the htpG gene encoding molecular chaperone HtpG, producing MTVEAHKETLGFQAEVKQLLNLMIHSLYSNKEIFLRELISNASDAADKLRFEALSDDALWENDPELKIRIAFDKDARTITISDNGIGMNRQEVIEHIGTIAKSGTRQFFEALSGDQAKDTHLIGQFGVGFYSAFLVADKVTLITRRAGLGAEHAVLWESAGEGDYTLETVEKPGRGTDVILHLREGEDALLSSYQLKSIIRKYSDHITLPILMKKEEWDAEKKETVVRDEEEAVNQASALWARPKNEITPEQYEEFYKHVAHDHEAPLAYIHARVEGKQEYTQLLYIPAHAPFDLWDREQRHGIKLYVRRVFIMDDAKQLMPAYLRFVRGVIDSNDLPLNVSREILQESKDIDAIRGGSVKKVLGMLEDLAQNQPEKYAVFWKEFGRVIKEGVGEDFANRERIARLIRFSSTHSDSEEQTVSLADYVSRMKEGQDKIYFVTADSFAAARNSPHLEIFRAKGVEVLLLADRVDEWMVSHLTEFEGKKLQSVAKGDLDLGKLADEEEKKEQAQEADAFKDLTARIKEALGEQVKEVRISHRLTTSPACLVAGEYDMGANLERLLKAAGQNVPGSRPILEINPKHALVQRLKDQTDSAKFSDWSAILFDQALLAEGGQLEDPAAFVRRLNELWLAM from the coding sequence ATGACCGTAGAAGCACACAAGGAAACCCTGGGCTTCCAGGCTGAAGTTAAGCAGCTGTTGAATCTGATGATCCATTCGCTGTACAGCAACAAGGAAATTTTCCTGCGCGAACTGATTTCCAATGCCTCCGACGCAGCCGACAAGCTGCGCTTCGAAGCGCTGTCGGACGATGCATTGTGGGAAAACGACCCCGAACTCAAGATCCGTATCGCTTTCGACAAGGATGCCCGTACCATCACTATTTCCGACAACGGCATCGGCATGAACCGCCAGGAAGTGATCGAGCATATCGGCACCATTGCCAAATCCGGCACGCGCCAGTTCTTTGAAGCGTTATCCGGCGACCAGGCCAAAGACACGCACCTGATCGGCCAGTTCGGCGTGGGCTTCTATTCCGCCTTCCTCGTCGCCGACAAGGTAACCCTGATCACGCGCCGCGCCGGGCTGGGCGCCGAGCATGCGGTGCTGTGGGAGTCGGCGGGCGAAGGCGACTACACGCTGGAAACCGTGGAAAAACCGGGGCGCGGCACCGACGTCATCCTGCATCTGCGCGAGGGCGAGGACGCGCTGCTCTCCAGCTATCAGCTCAAATCCATCATCCGCAAATATTCCGACCACATCACCCTGCCCATCCTGATGAAAAAGGAAGAGTGGGATGCGGAGAAAAAGGAAACCGTGGTCAGGGACGAGGAAGAAGCCGTCAATCAGGCCTCCGCCCTGTGGGCCCGCCCCAAGAACGAGATCACGCCGGAGCAGTACGAAGAATTCTACAAGCATGTGGCCCACGATCATGAAGCCCCGCTGGCCTATATCCACGCCAGGGTGGAAGGCAAGCAGGAATACACCCAGTTGCTGTATATCCCCGCGCACGCCCCGTTCGATCTGTGGGACCGCGAGCAGCGCCACGGCATCAAGCTCTATGTGCGCCGCGTGTTCATCATGGATGACGCCAAGCAGCTGATGCCTGCCTACCTGCGCTTCGTGCGCGGCGTGATCGACTCCAACGACCTGCCGCTCAACGTGTCGCGCGAAATCCTGCAGGAGAGCAAGGACATCGACGCCATTCGCGGCGGCTCGGTGAAGAAGGTACTCGGCATGCTGGAAGACCTGGCACAAAACCAGCCGGAAAAATACGCCGTTTTCTGGAAGGAATTCGGCCGCGTCATCAAGGAAGGCGTGGGCGAGGATTTCGCCAACAGGGAGCGCATCGCCAGGCTGATCCGCTTCTCCTCCACACACAGCGACAGCGAGGAGCAAACCGTCTCGCTGGCCGACTACGTCAGCCGCATGAAGGAAGGACAGGACAAGATTTATTTCGTCACCGCCGACAGCTTCGCCGCAGCCAGGAACAGCCCGCACCTGGAGATTTTCCGCGCCAAGGGCGTGGAAGTGCTGTTGCTCGCCGATCGCGTGGACGAGTGGATGGTTTCCCACCTTACCGAGTTCGAGGGCAAGAAACTGCAATCCGTGGCCAAGGGCGACCTCGACCTGGGCAAGCTGGCAGACGAGGAAGAGAAGAAGGAACAGGCGCAGGAAGCCGACGCTTTCAAGGACCTCACCGCCAGGATCAAGGAAGCGCTGGGCGAGCAGGTCAAGGAAGTGCGCATCTCGCACCGCCTGACGACATCCCCGGCCTGCCTGGTGGCGGGCGAGTACGACATGGGCGCCAATCTGGAACGCCTGCTCAAGGCCGCAGGGCAGAACGTGCCGGGCAGCAGGCCGATCCTGGAAATCAACCCCAAGCATGCCCTGGTGCAGCGCCTCAAGGACCAGACCGACAGCGCTAAATTCAGCGACTGGAGCGCCATCCTGTTCGACCAGGCGCTGCTGGCAGAAGGCGGCCAACTGGAAGATCCGGCAGCTTTTGTGCGGCGGCTGAACGAGTTGTGGCTGGCGATGTAA
- a CDS encoding cyanophycin synthetase has protein sequence MKNKNIQFLRIMHLSGPNIWTYRPVLEAWVDIGGLEDSPSNTIPGFYERLTAWLPGLIEHRCGVGERGGFLQRLREGTWPAHILEHVTLELQNLAGMKVGFGKARETSVRGVYKVAVRTRNEQVGRACLHAGRDLLMAAIEDRPFDVAATAEQLRALTDNLCLGPSTACIVDAASERHIPFIRLTDGNLVQLGYAAHQRRIWTAETDQTAAIAEAIASDKDLTKSLLHSCGIPVPEGRIVDSAQDAWEAAGEIGLPVVVKPVDANHGRGVSLDLMTQAHVEAAYAVARAESSKVIVERYVPGNEHRLLVVGGRVVAAARGEAAWVKGDGRSTIVGLIDSQLNSDPRRGTTEDYPLNRILIDEEPAIRLELTRQGFNPESIPAASQEILIQRNGNVAIDVTDAVHPEVCAMVSLAARVIGLDVAGVDVVAADISRPLDEQHGAIVEVNAGPGLLMHLKPAQGEPRPVGRAIVDHLIPQSESGRIPIVGVSGANGTTLVARLVASLLHLSGRYVGLACSDGLYMGRRQVERGNCATWQAGQRLLMSRAVEAAVFEHPAAAILREGLAYDRCQVGVVTDVSGADTLGEFYISEPDQLYNVLRTQMDVVLPDGVAVLNADDELVVKMAPLCDGAVIFFGLDPQLAAITEHRGKGGRALFVRDGQIMLASGPNEVNLAKLSALPLTRPGQPGHHTASLLAAVGAAWALDISPELICAGIETFERDQPVNPLFGHATRDH, from the coding sequence ATGAAAAACAAAAACATTCAGTTCCTTCGCATAATGCATCTGTCCGGCCCGAATATCTGGACCTATCGCCCGGTACTGGAGGCATGGGTCGACATCGGCGGCCTGGAAGACTCCCCTTCCAACACCATTCCCGGTTTCTACGAACGGCTGACGGCGTGGCTGCCCGGCCTGATCGAACACCGCTGCGGCGTGGGCGAACGCGGCGGCTTCCTGCAACGTCTGCGCGAAGGCACCTGGCCGGCCCACATTCTGGAGCATGTCACGCTGGAACTGCAGAACCTGGCCGGAATGAAAGTCGGCTTCGGCAAGGCGCGCGAAACATCGGTACGCGGCGTGTACAAAGTCGCCGTGCGCACGCGCAACGAACAGGTGGGTCGCGCCTGCCTGCACGCCGGACGCGACTTGCTGATGGCGGCCATCGAAGACCGCCCTTTCGACGTGGCAGCCACGGCAGAACAATTACGCGCCCTCACCGACAATCTCTGCCTTGGCCCCAGCACCGCCTGCATCGTCGACGCGGCCAGCGAGCGCCACATTCCGTTTATCCGCCTGACCGACGGCAATCTCGTACAACTGGGCTACGCTGCACATCAGCGCCGTATCTGGACCGCCGAAACCGACCAGACCGCTGCCATCGCCGAGGCGATCGCGAGCGACAAGGATCTGACCAAAAGCCTGTTGCACTCCTGTGGCATACCGGTACCCGAAGGGCGCATCGTCGACAGTGCACAAGACGCCTGGGAAGCCGCCGGGGAGATCGGCCTGCCGGTGGTGGTCAAGCCGGTCGACGCCAATCACGGCCGCGGCGTGTCGCTCGACCTGATGACGCAGGCGCATGTCGAAGCGGCCTATGCAGTCGCACGGGCGGAAAGCAGCAAAGTGATCGTCGAGCGCTATGTACCCGGCAACGAACACCGGCTGCTGGTGGTGGGCGGCCGCGTGGTGGCGGCGGCGCGGGGTGAAGCGGCATGGGTGAAGGGCGACGGCCGCTCGACCATCGTCGGGCTCATCGACAGCCAGCTGAATTCCGATCCGCGCCGCGGCACGACCGAGGACTACCCCCTCAACAGGATTCTGATCGACGAGGAACCGGCAATCCGCCTCGAGCTGACACGGCAGGGTTTTAACCCGGAGTCGATACCGGCAGCAAGCCAGGAAATATTGATCCAGCGCAACGGCAACGTCGCCATCGATGTGACGGACGCAGTGCATCCGGAGGTTTGCGCGATGGTTTCCCTCGCCGCCCGGGTGATCGGGCTGGATGTGGCGGGAGTTGACGTTGTGGCCGCGGACATTTCGCGCCCACTCGACGAACAGCACGGCGCAATCGTCGAGGTGAATGCCGGCCCCGGCCTGCTCATGCACCTCAAGCCGGCGCAAGGCGAGCCGCGTCCGGTCGGCCGCGCCATCGTTGACCACCTGATTCCGCAGTCCGAGAGCGGCCGCATCCCTATCGTCGGGGTCAGCGGCGCCAACGGCACAACGCTGGTCGCCCGGCTGGTGGCATCCCTGCTGCACCTCTCCGGCCGTTACGTGGGACTCGCTTGCAGCGACGGACTGTATATGGGCCGGCGCCAGGTCGAGCGCGGCAATTGCGCCACCTGGCAAGCCGGCCAGCGGCTGCTCATGAGCCGCGCAGTTGAGGCCGCGGTGTTCGAACATCCGGCAGCAGCCATCCTGCGCGAGGGACTGGCCTACGACCGTTGTCAGGTGGGTGTGGTGACCGACGTCAGTGGTGCCGACACGCTCGGCGAATTCTACATCAGCGAGCCGGATCAGCTGTACAACGTATTGCGCACGCAGATGGACGTGGTGCTGCCCGACGGCGTGGCCGTACTCAACGCCGACGATGAACTGGTGGTGAAAATGGCACCCCTGTGTGACGGTGCAGTGATCTTCTTCGGGCTCGACCCGCAGCTGGCGGCCATCACCGAACACCGGGGAAAAGGCGGCCGTGCGCTATTCGTGCGTGACGGGCAAATCATGCTGGCGAGCGGCCCGAACGAAGTCAATCTTGCCAAACTGTCGGCATTGCCGCTAACCAGGCCGGGGCAGCCAGGCCACCATACAGCAAGCCTGCTGGCGGCGGTTGGCGCAGCCTGGGCGCTCGACATTTCCCCGGAATTGATATGTGCCGGGATTGAGACCTTTGAAAGGGATCAGCCCGTTAACCCGCTTTTCGGACACGCCACACGAGATCATTAA
- a CDS encoding cyanophycin metabolism-associated ABC transporter — protein sequence MLPDFWRSDIASTLADKEDILAWVELDLDTLLQFSHGLVAVTNQRVLAKSADAGAWHGWTFRDGLTLSHHDHAGVGTLELRDDQARLACWRYTLGRNVAALHLIGEFERQLASHVTGQPVAREAVAVCPNCKATLEPGQDECAICARETHVPPSTWTLFRLWRFARPYRKPLLAGFLLTLASTAATLVPPYLTMPLMDNVLIPYQNGTRIDGHLVALYLAGLFGSALLAWGLGWARTYILARVSERIGADLRTTTYEHLMQLSLEYFGAKRTGDLMARIGSETDRICVFLSLHLLDFATDILMIIMTTAILVSINPWLALVTLLPLPFIAWMIHVVRDRLRTGFEKIDRVWSEVTNILADTIPGIRVVKAFAQERREAVRFREANRHNLAVNDRINRIWSLFSPTVTLLTEVGLLVVWAFGIWQVSRNQITVGVLTAFLAYISRFYTRLDGMSRIVSVTQKAAAGAKRIFDILDHVSSVPEPTRPVHLAQVAGRIELHDVGFRYGNRAVIRGINLAIAPGEMIGLVGHSGSGKSTLVNLICRFYDVTEGAIRLEGVDIRSLPVSEFRRNIGLVLQEPFLFFGTIAENIAYGKPDATRDQIIAAARAAHAHEFILRLPQGYDSLVGERGHGLSGGERQRISIARALLIDPRILILDEATSSVDTETEKEIQKALDNLVRGRTTIAIAHRLSTLRRADRLVVMDRGQIVEVGKHEDLMAREGAYYRLYQAQARNVDTDLDDVDIVDIDNATVANAGLSKS from the coding sequence ATGCTGCCCGATTTCTGGCGCAGTGATATTGCGTCCACGCTGGCCGACAAGGAAGACATTCTGGCGTGGGTGGAGCTTGATCTCGATACCCTCCTCCAGTTTTCGCATGGTCTGGTGGCCGTCACCAACCAGCGGGTTTTGGCCAAGTCGGCCGACGCGGGCGCCTGGCATGGCTGGACTTTTCGAGACGGGCTGACCCTCTCGCATCATGATCATGCCGGCGTCGGCACACTCGAGCTGCGTGATGATCAGGCGCGTCTGGCCTGCTGGCGCTACACGCTCGGGCGCAACGTGGCGGCGCTGCACCTGATCGGCGAGTTCGAACGGCAGCTTGCCAGCCATGTGACCGGTCAGCCGGTTGCGCGCGAGGCCGTGGCGGTTTGTCCCAACTGCAAGGCAACACTTGAGCCGGGTCAGGATGAGTGCGCCATCTGTGCCAGAGAAACGCATGTACCGCCCTCGACATGGACGCTTTTCCGGCTGTGGCGTTTTGCCAGACCCTACCGCAAGCCGCTGCTTGCCGGTTTCCTGCTGACCCTCGCGTCCACCGCAGCCACGCTGGTGCCGCCTTATCTCACCATGCCGTTGATGGACAATGTGCTGATTCCTTACCAGAACGGCACGCGCATCGATGGGCACCTGGTCGCGCTCTACCTTGCCGGGCTGTTCGGCTCCGCACTGCTCGCCTGGGGCCTGGGCTGGGCGCGCACCTACATCCTGGCACGGGTAAGCGAACGCATCGGCGCCGATCTGCGCACCACGACCTACGAACACCTGATGCAACTCTCGCTGGAGTACTTCGGCGCCAAGCGTACCGGCGACCTGATGGCACGCATCGGTTCCGAGACCGATCGCATCTGCGTGTTCCTGTCGCTGCATCTGCTGGATTTCGCCACCGACATCCTGATGATCATCATGACCACGGCGATTCTGGTTTCGATCAATCCGTGGCTGGCGCTGGTGACGCTGCTGCCGTTGCCGTTCATTGCGTGGATGATCCATGTGGTGCGCGACAGGCTGCGCACCGGTTTCGAGAAAATCGACCGGGTGTGGTCGGAAGTCACCAACATCCTCGCCGACACCATCCCCGGCATACGCGTGGTCAAGGCATTTGCCCAGGAGCGGCGCGAGGCGGTGCGGTTTCGCGAGGCCAACAGGCACAACCTGGCGGTCAACGACCGTATCAACAGGATCTGGTCGCTGTTCTCGCCCACCGTGACGCTGCTCACCGAAGTGGGATTGCTGGTGGTGTGGGCGTTCGGTATCTGGCAGGTTTCGCGCAACCAGATCACGGTGGGTGTGCTGACCGCTTTTCTGGCCTATATCAGCCGCTTCTACACCCGGCTCGACGGCATGAGCCGCATCGTGTCGGTGACGCAGAAAGCCGCCGCCGGGGCCAAGCGTATTTTCGATATCCTCGATCACGTATCCAGCGTTCCCGAGCCGACCCGGCCGGTGCACCTGGCGCAGGTGGCGGGCAGAATCGAGCTGCATGACGTGGGCTTCCGCTATGGCAACCGCGCGGTGATCCGCGGCATCAATCTCGCCATCGCGCCCGGCGAAATGATCGGGCTGGTGGGCCACAGCGGGTCGGGCAAGAGCACGCTGGTCAACCTGATCTGCCGTTTCTATGATGTGACCGAGGGCGCGATTCGCCTGGAAGGCGTGGATATCCGCTCGCTCCCGGTATCCGAATTCCGGCGCAACATCGGCCTGGTGCTGCAGGAGCCTTTCCTGTTCTTCGGCACCATTGCCGAGAATATCGCCTACGGCAAACCGGATGCGACACGCGACCAGATCATTGCCGCAGCGCGCGCTGCCCATGCGCACGAATTCATCCTGCGGCTGCCGCAAGGCTACGATTCCCTGGTCGGCGAGCGCGGCCACGGGCTGTCCGGCGGCGAGCGCCAGCGCATCTCGATTGCCCGGGCATTGCTCATCGACCCGCGCATTCTCATCCTCGACGAAGCCACTTCCTCGGTGGATACCGAAACCGAAAAGGAAATCCAGAAGGCGCTGGACAACCTGGTGCGCGGGCGCACCACCATCGCCATTGCCCACCGCCTCTCCACCCTGCGCCGCGCCGACCGGCTGGTGGTGATGGATCGCGGCCAGATTGTCGAAGTGGGCAAACACGAAGACCTGATGGCGCGCGAAGGCGCCTACTATCGCCTGTATCAGGCCCAGGCACGCAACGTGGATACCGACCTGGACGATGTGGATATCGTGGATATAGATAACGCTACCGTAGCGAATGCCGGATTGTCCAAGTCATGA